A part of Myxococcus landrumus genomic DNA contains:
- a CDS encoding GspE/PulE family protein, with translation MAQAVSGSSPSPARSRVDFTTLFVLEALVGQGLLTPQQAQEVLAKEGAARARVLKTQTATGGKDAARYDVSPVEVVAAFQIPLANGRGVLDEDRVTEAAARAAGLAYRKIDPLKLDMTLATRTVSRPYAQKHVLLPLERTAQGRLVVAVANPFDRELFESFHRLTGMPVEPVLSAKADILKAISDIYGFKKTLARAADDFGSVASAQQVSNFEQLVSLSGTQELEASDRPVVQAVDYLLRYAFDNRASDIHIEPKRSTSVVRLRIDGVLHPVYSLPAQVHPPIVSRVKMLARIDISEKRKAQDGRIKTERDGREVELRVSTLPTAFGEKVVIRIFDPETLVQDIAQLGFEPDEKGSFESWIDQPHGLILVTGPTGSGKTTTLYSALKALAGPDVNVTTIEDPIEMVWDAFNQVQVQPKVGLDFAGALRHILRQDPDVIMVGEIRDTETAENAIQSALTGHLVLSTLHTNDALGAVARMRDLGVPSFLLAQSLLGVMAQRLLRRVCSHCAEEASLTPDELLALQAPLPLLPGGVRVLKGAGCVRCRGTGYVGRTGVFEIVTTNGELREHIARESPYEKLVEIARRGGMRTLREAAVRKLAQGLTAFDEVVRMTSA, from the coding sequence TTGGCACAAGCAGTGAGCGGCTCGAGCCCATCGCCGGCGAGGAGCCGGGTTGATTTCACCACCCTGTTCGTCCTCGAGGCGCTCGTGGGGCAAGGGCTGCTGACACCACAGCAAGCCCAGGAGGTGCTCGCGAAGGAGGGCGCGGCGAGAGCCCGCGTCCTCAAGACGCAGACGGCCACTGGCGGCAAGGATGCCGCACGGTACGACGTGTCGCCGGTGGAGGTGGTGGCCGCATTCCAGATACCCCTGGCCAATGGCCGGGGTGTGCTGGACGAGGACCGCGTCACCGAGGCCGCCGCCCGCGCGGCGGGGCTGGCCTATCGGAAGATAGACCCGCTCAAGCTGGACATGACGCTGGCCACGCGCACCGTGTCCCGGCCCTATGCGCAGAAGCATGTCCTGCTGCCTCTGGAGCGCACGGCCCAGGGGCGGCTGGTGGTCGCCGTGGCCAATCCGTTCGACCGCGAGTTGTTCGAGAGCTTCCATCGGCTCACGGGGATGCCCGTGGAGCCGGTGTTGAGCGCGAAGGCGGACATCCTCAAGGCCATCTCGGACATCTATGGCTTCAAGAAGACGCTGGCGCGCGCGGCGGATGACTTCGGCAGCGTGGCGAGCGCGCAGCAAGTCTCCAACTTCGAGCAGCTCGTCTCGCTCAGCGGGACGCAGGAGTTGGAGGCGTCGGACCGGCCCGTGGTCCAGGCGGTGGACTACCTCTTGCGCTACGCGTTCGACAACCGCGCCTCGGATATCCACATCGAGCCCAAGCGGTCCACCAGCGTGGTGCGGCTGCGCATCGACGGTGTGCTGCACCCGGTGTACTCGCTGCCGGCGCAGGTGCATCCGCCCATCGTCTCGCGCGTGAAGATGCTCGCGCGCATCGACATCTCGGAGAAGCGCAAGGCGCAGGACGGCCGCATCAAGACGGAGCGGGACGGGCGCGAGGTGGAGTTGCGCGTCAGCACGCTGCCCACGGCCTTCGGCGAGAAGGTGGTCATCCGCATCTTCGACCCGGAGACGCTGGTGCAGGACATTGCCCAGCTCGGGTTCGAGCCGGACGAGAAGGGCTCCTTCGAGTCGTGGATAGACCAGCCGCATGGGCTCATCCTCGTCACGGGGCCCACGGGCAGCGGGAAGACGACGACGCTCTACTCGGCGCTCAAGGCGCTGGCGGGGCCGGACGTCAACGTCACCACGATTGAAGACCCCATCGAAATGGTGTGGGACGCCTTCAACCAGGTGCAGGTGCAGCCCAAGGTGGGGCTCGACTTCGCGGGGGCGCTGCGCCACATCCTGCGCCAGGACCCGGACGTCATCATGGTGGGCGAGATTCGCGACACGGAGACGGCGGAGAACGCCATCCAGTCCGCGCTCACGGGCCACCTGGTGCTGTCCACGCTGCACACGAATGACGCGTTGGGGGCGGTGGCGCGAATGAGGGACCTGGGTGTGCCCTCGTTCCTCCTGGCGCAGAGCCTGCTCGGGGTCATGGCGCAGCGACTGCTGCGACGGGTGTGCAGTCATTGCGCGGAGGAGGCGAGCCTCACACCCGATGAGCTGCTGGCGCTCCAGGCCCCGTTGCCGTTGTTGCCGGGGGGAGTGCGGGTGCTCAAGGGCGCGGGCTGCGTGAGGTGCCGAGGCACGGGCTACGTGGGCCGTACGGGTGTCTTTGAAATCGTCACCACGAATGGCGAGCTGCGAGAGCACATTGCTCGCGAGTCGCCGTACGAGAAGCTGGTGGAGATTGCCCGGCGCGGAGGCATGCGCACGCTGCGCGAGGCCGCGGTGCGCAAGCTGGCGCAGGGGCTCACCGCCTTCGATGAAGTGGTACGCATGACGTCGGCGTAG
- the hemA gene encoding glutamyl-tRNA reductase, which yields MSTELVCIGLSHRTAPLVVRERLALSDTRQVEVLQRLAQAPVEVLWVSTCNRVEVYLAAPDGQMARARAVAELEALGGVEALDHLYEHRGEAALIHLFRVASSLDSMVLGEAQILGQVKDAFERGQGAGAVRGELTRACAAAFGCAKRVRTETAIGRAATSMASAAVQLASKVFDGLKGKTVLVVGAGEMGELAARHLQQAGATKLFITNRTLSRAEALAAEVGGAARPFEELFSLLTAADVVVCSTASPVPLFTKENVGAVGKARKGRPLFMVDLAVPRDIDPGVGTLDWVHAYDVDDIQKFVADNAAARAEEAHKAGVLVAQEVARFVKERALREGMPVLARLRQRAETIARAEVERTLAALGDGLTEKQRKSIEAMGRAIVNKLLHEPTSRLRAVGPEGEGNRLAGAAAELFGLLEAELEAAEEQSSMAPAAQASPGAKR from the coding sequence GTGAGCACGGAGCTCGTCTGTATTGGCTTGTCGCACCGGACCGCGCCCCTGGTGGTGCGTGAGCGGTTGGCCTTGTCCGACACGCGGCAGGTCGAGGTGCTCCAGCGGTTGGCGCAGGCCCCGGTGGAAGTGTTGTGGGTCTCCACGTGCAACCGCGTGGAGGTGTACCTGGCCGCGCCCGATGGGCAGATGGCCCGGGCGCGCGCGGTGGCGGAGCTGGAGGCGCTGGGGGGCGTGGAGGCGCTGGACCACCTGTACGAGCACCGGGGGGAGGCGGCCCTCATCCACCTGTTCCGGGTGGCGTCCAGCCTGGACTCCATGGTGCTGGGCGAGGCGCAGATCCTGGGGCAGGTGAAGGACGCCTTCGAGCGGGGGCAGGGCGCGGGCGCGGTGCGAGGCGAATTGACTCGGGCGTGCGCGGCGGCGTTTGGGTGCGCCAAGCGGGTACGCACGGAGACGGCCATCGGCCGGGCGGCGACGTCCATGGCGTCGGCGGCGGTGCAACTGGCCAGCAAGGTGTTTGACGGCTTGAAGGGCAAGACGGTGCTGGTGGTGGGCGCGGGAGAGATGGGAGAGCTGGCGGCGCGCCATCTGCAACAGGCGGGCGCGACGAAGCTCTTCATCACCAACCGCACGTTGTCCCGCGCGGAGGCGCTCGCGGCGGAGGTGGGCGGCGCGGCGCGGCCCTTCGAGGAGCTGTTCTCGCTCCTGACGGCCGCGGACGTGGTGGTGTGCAGCACCGCGTCGCCGGTGCCCCTCTTCACGAAGGAGAACGTGGGCGCGGTGGGCAAGGCGCGCAAGGGCCGTCCCCTGTTCATGGTGGACCTGGCCGTGCCTCGCGACATCGACCCCGGGGTGGGCACGCTGGACTGGGTGCACGCCTACGACGTGGACGACATCCAGAAGTTCGTCGCGGACAACGCGGCGGCGCGCGCCGAGGAGGCGCACAAGGCGGGCGTGCTGGTGGCGCAGGAGGTGGCGCGCTTCGTCAAGGAGCGTGCGCTGCGCGAAGGCATGCCGGTGTTGGCGAGGCTTCGCCAGCGCGCGGAGACCATTGCCCGCGCGGAAGTCGAGCGCACCCTGGCGGCGCTGGGGGACGGGCTCACGGAGAAACAGCGCAAGAGCATCGAGGCCATGGGACGCGCCATCGTGAACAAGTTGCTGCACGAGCCCACGTCGCGCCTGCGCGCGGTGGGCCCGGAGGGTGAAGGGAACCGGCTGGCGGGGGCGGCCGCGGAGCTGTTCGGGCTGCTGGAGGCGGAGCTCGAGGCGGCGGAGGAGCAGTCCTCCATGGCGCCGGCCGCCCAGGCCTCGCCGGGGGCGAAGCGATGA
- a CDS encoding uroporphyrinogen-III synthase produces the protein MVTRPRERAEELCFLLEDEGAEVLSLPLLELRPPEDPRPLASAAEHIQRYRWVVFASPSGVDALMDALREAGTVSRLDRVRLAAVGPRTARAVKGYGLEVAAEPEEGTGLALFELIKDSLQSGDEVLLPAAEEGRRELEDSLREAGLLVTRVTAYRSMPAELPPEALEQLGATPPDVAVFASPRTIEAFLEAAGRERLGNAKVVAIGPTTASALEQLGLPPSAVAERPTPESLVDATVRAVRG, from the coding sequence TTGGTGACGCGCCCGCGTGAGCGGGCCGAGGAGCTGTGCTTCCTGCTGGAGGACGAGGGCGCGGAGGTGCTCAGCCTCCCGCTCCTGGAGCTGCGTCCGCCGGAGGACCCACGTCCCCTGGCGTCCGCGGCCGAGCACATCCAGCGCTACCGGTGGGTGGTGTTCGCCAGTCCCTCGGGCGTGGACGCCCTGATGGACGCCCTGCGCGAGGCTGGGACGGTGTCCCGGTTGGACCGCGTGAGGCTGGCGGCGGTGGGGCCTCGGACGGCGCGCGCGGTGAAGGGCTATGGCCTGGAGGTCGCCGCCGAGCCCGAGGAGGGCACGGGCCTGGCGCTCTTCGAGCTCATCAAGGACAGCCTCCAGTCGGGTGACGAGGTGCTGTTGCCCGCCGCGGAAGAAGGACGGCGGGAGCTGGAGGACTCGTTGCGGGAGGCGGGCCTGCTCGTCACGCGCGTGACGGCCTACCGCTCCATGCCCGCGGAGCTGCCTCCCGAGGCCCTGGAGCAACTGGGCGCCACCCCGCCGGACGTGGCGGTGTTCGCCTCGCCTCGCACCATCGAGGCCTTCCTGGAGGCCGCGGGGCGTGAGCGGCTGGGGAACGCGAAGGTGGTGGCCATTGGCCCCACGACGGCGTCCGCCTTGGAGCAGCTCGGGTTGCCGCCCTCGGCCGTCGCCGAGCGGCCCACCCCGGAGTCGCTCGTGGACGCCACGGTCCGCGCCGTGCGTGGTTAG
- a CDS encoding PilZ domain-containing protein, with protein MQRKGGLKATGSVRVADITMAARDVKPPEVRPGGGPVKEEIRRPVTQPGASFLPVIERNQGEPEHREFPRAQLTTRFEVWVDDDAGGRRFSASLASVNVSVSGAFLESTFYLPLGTVLGVSFILEPGASPVRARAEIVREERSDGPEGRSGFGIRFLDFSGQTEVALARLFVGARLRAFAEDYLRSQRARSLPNELERVVDVLSAWELLKATSTEADPWQAK; from the coding sequence ATGCAGCGGAAGGGTGGGCTGAAGGCGACTGGGAGCGTCCGCGTGGCGGACATCACCATGGCGGCGAGAGACGTGAAGCCGCCCGAGGTGAGGCCTGGTGGCGGCCCGGTGAAGGAGGAGATTCGCCGGCCGGTGACACAGCCGGGTGCGTCATTCCTGCCTGTCATCGAGCGCAACCAGGGGGAGCCGGAGCACCGTGAGTTTCCCCGGGCGCAGCTGACGACGCGTTTCGAGGTCTGGGTGGATGACGATGCCGGCGGGCGCCGCTTCTCGGCGAGCCTGGCGTCCGTCAACGTCAGCGTCAGTGGCGCCTTCCTGGAGAGCACCTTCTACCTGCCGCTGGGCACGGTGTTGGGGGTGAGCTTCATCCTGGAGCCGGGCGCTTCGCCGGTGAGGGCTCGGGCGGAAATCGTCCGGGAGGAGCGCTCGGATGGGCCGGAGGGACGCAGCGGCTTTGGCATCCGCTTCCTGGACTTCAGTGGACAGACAGAAGTGGCGCTGGCTCGGCTCTTCGTGGGGGCGCGATTGAGAGCTTTCGCGGAAGACTACCTGCGCTCTCAGCGGGCGCGTTCATTGCCCAATGAGCTGGAGCGGGTGGTGGATGTCCTTTCCGCTTGGGAGCTGCTCAAGGCCACGAGCACCGAAGCCGACCCCTGGCAGGCCAAGTAG
- a CDS encoding matrixin family metalloprotease produces MMRGSQRVAGVLGLLLAVTAAAQEVEYKDLGHRVLSTPADPFVFYVDGRSSLPAGNDLAKVVAASRAAFQAWQGVNCAWPVFSFPPDGGVATTGSPMPKVDDPADRFNVVPVWVTDRQDPRYVDSLRGGDRPAAARPLTFAGYVYQCDIFLNAVDHRWSTQTPTPSGHLDIQSTLMHEIGHCLGLGDSYEAQGAVMFFYLPEGETRRTLASYDTSALCRFYPKTGAVGSPCDSSACGTGLTCVTVPSTVSGKDLKVCAKGCSGTTTGECPDPYVCRASTLVAGSTQACLPALPDGVTPVGRECTPGPRACGNTNGTCIPPVTTPSGNGDFDRWDLGYCTEACSGAGSCPAGAECARMPGQGSICLKTCDVNGSDCRPGYTCEARAEGNVCVPGCFGDQDCDSNSVCRTCDRVCVPKKTSAKQVGDACTADAECGTNQYCLFAEGNPQGVCAQPCSVASCSCPGGTSCQVVNKDGERACMKYCAASTCASSLRCGTTEQGTPACHPACQSDQDCGPSMRCGNGGTCYDPKARPDAGGCVLCNDAGTPPPLPDAGPESPKGESGGCGCQSTPVSAAFLGALVLLLLVAGRRRNWHKQ; encoded by the coding sequence ATGATGCGGGGTTCGCAGCGAGTCGCCGGGGTGCTGGGTCTGCTGTTGGCCGTGACGGCGGCGGCTCAGGAAGTGGAATACAAGGACCTGGGTCATCGCGTGCTCAGCACGCCAGCGGACCCCTTCGTCTTCTACGTGGATGGGCGCTCGTCGCTGCCCGCGGGAAACGACCTGGCCAAGGTGGTGGCGGCCAGCCGCGCGGCCTTCCAGGCGTGGCAGGGTGTGAACTGTGCCTGGCCCGTCTTCTCCTTCCCTCCGGACGGGGGCGTGGCCACGACGGGCTCACCCATGCCGAAGGTGGATGACCCGGCGGACCGCTTCAACGTCGTCCCCGTCTGGGTGACGGACCGGCAGGACCCCAGGTACGTGGACTCGCTCAGGGGCGGGGACAGACCCGCGGCGGCGAGGCCGCTGACCTTCGCGGGCTACGTGTACCAGTGCGACATCTTCCTCAATGCGGTGGACCACCGCTGGTCCACCCAGACGCCCACGCCCTCGGGTCACCTGGACATCCAGAGCACCCTGATGCACGAGATTGGCCACTGCCTGGGCCTGGGCGACTCCTATGAGGCCCAGGGCGCGGTGATGTTCTTCTACCTTCCGGAAGGGGAGACCCGCAGGACGCTCGCCAGCTACGACACCTCCGCGCTGTGCCGCTTCTATCCGAAGACGGGCGCGGTGGGCTCACCCTGTGACTCCTCCGCGTGTGGCACCGGCCTGACGTGTGTCACCGTGCCCTCCACCGTCTCCGGCAAGGACCTCAAGGTCTGCGCGAAGGGCTGCTCGGGCACGACCACCGGTGAGTGTCCGGACCCCTACGTGTGCCGTGCCTCCACGCTCGTCGCTGGCTCCACCCAGGCGTGTCTCCCCGCCCTGCCCGACGGCGTGACGCCGGTGGGCCGCGAGTGCACGCCAGGGCCTCGGGCCTGTGGCAACACCAACGGCACCTGTATTCCTCCCGTGACCACTCCGTCGGGCAACGGCGACTTCGACCGCTGGGACCTGGGCTACTGCACGGAGGCTTGCAGTGGCGCGGGTTCATGCCCCGCGGGCGCCGAGTGCGCCAGAATGCCGGGGCAGGGCTCCATCTGCTTGAAGACCTGCGACGTGAATGGAAGCGATTGCCGCCCTGGCTATACGTGCGAGGCCCGCGCCGAGGGCAACGTCTGTGTCCCGGGTTGCTTTGGTGACCAGGATTGCGACAGCAACTCCGTCTGCAGGACGTGCGACCGCGTCTGTGTGCCGAAGAAGACGTCGGCGAAGCAGGTGGGCGATGCGTGCACGGCCGACGCGGAGTGCGGCACCAATCAGTACTGCCTCTTCGCGGAGGGCAACCCCCAGGGCGTCTGCGCTCAGCCGTGCTCGGTGGCGTCCTGCTCCTGCCCTGGCGGGACGTCGTGTCAGGTGGTGAACAAGGATGGAGAGCGTGCGTGCATGAAGTACTGCGCGGCGAGCACGTGTGCCTCCTCCCTCCGCTGCGGCACGACGGAGCAGGGGACTCCTGCCTGCCACCCCGCCTGCCAGTCGGACCAGGACTGCGGACCCTCGATGCGCTGTGGCAATGGGGGGACCTGTTACGATCCCAAGGCGCGGCCGGACGCGGGAGGCTGCGTGTTGTGCAATGACGCGGGGACTCCGCCGCCGCTCCCGGACGCGGGCCCTGAAAGCCCCAAGGGAGAGTCGGGTGGCTGTGGTTGCCAGAGCACGCCGGTGTCGGCGGCGTTCCTGGGGGCCCTGGTCCTGCTGCTGCTCGTGGCTGGAAGGAGACGGAATTGGCACAAGCAGTGA
- the trxA gene encoding thioredoxin — translation MAGDNVTNVGDGDFKAQVLDSQQPVLVDFWATWCAPCRAIAPHIDALATQYGSQVKFTKINIDDNQDTPQQYGIRSIPTLLVFKGGKVVEQIVGAVPKAKIEDAIKKAL, via the coding sequence ATGGCAGGCGACAACGTGACGAACGTGGGAGATGGCGACTTCAAGGCGCAGGTGCTGGATTCCCAGCAGCCCGTGTTGGTGGACTTCTGGGCGACCTGGTGCGCGCCGTGCCGCGCCATCGCCCCGCACATCGATGCGCTCGCGACCCAGTATGGCAGCCAGGTGAAGTTCACCAAGATCAACATCGACGACAACCAGGACACGCCGCAGCAATACGGCATCCGGTCCATCCCCACGCTGCTCGTCTTCAAGGGCGGCAAGGTCGTGGAACAGATTGTCGGCGCTGTCCCGAAAGCGAAAATCGAGGACGCCATCAAGAAGGCGCTGTAA
- a CDS encoding cytochrome C assembly family protein translates to MSHTLVSLACHAYGLAAVAYLAYLVRQSDALAMAGRVLVGGGLVLHGVALFELLGAQSGRPVGMAQGFSTLAFLLLAIFLALDVRYRRPVIGAFLTPLAVTVLLPGLLMHGGQSPLPAGVRQPLLPLHITLALLGLAAFAVAAGVGVMYLLMERQVRAKRFGLLFARLPSLEFLDTLNRRLVVWGFIALSITLATGAFFVSTTRGWTWDGKSIATVVAWAVFAALVNARIFAGWRGRRVALLTMAGFCLVLVSFLTSYDLASSPTAAMRIP, encoded by the coding sequence ATGAGCCATACGCTCGTCTCGCTTGCCTGCCACGCCTACGGCCTCGCCGCCGTGGCGTACCTCGCCTACCTCGTCCGCCAGTCGGACGCGCTGGCCATGGCCGGCCGTGTGCTGGTGGGCGGAGGCCTGGTGTTGCACGGCGTGGCGCTGTTCGAACTGCTGGGGGCCCAGTCCGGCCGCCCGGTGGGCATGGCGCAGGGCTTCTCCACGCTGGCCTTCCTGCTCTTGGCCATCTTCCTGGCGCTGGATGTGCGCTACCGCCGTCCCGTCATTGGCGCGTTCCTGACGCCGCTGGCGGTGACGGTGCTCTTGCCGGGGCTGTTGATGCACGGCGGCCAGTCGCCGCTGCCCGCGGGTGTGCGCCAGCCTTTGCTGCCGCTGCACATCACGCTGGCGTTGTTGGGATTGGCGGCGTTCGCGGTGGCCGCGGGGGTGGGGGTGATGTACCTGCTCATGGAGCGCCAGGTGCGCGCCAAGCGCTTCGGGCTGCTGTTCGCGCGCCTGCCATCGCTGGAGTTCCTGGACACCCTCAACCGGCGCCTGGTGGTGTGGGGTTTCATCGCGCTGTCCATCACGTTGGCGACGGGCGCGTTCTTCGTGAGCACCACGCGGGGCTGGACCTGGGATGGCAAGTCCATTGCCACGGTGGTGGCGTGGGCGGTGTTCGCGGCGCTGGTGAACGCGCGCATCTTCGCGGGCTGGCGGGGGCGCCGGGTGGCGCTCTTGACGATGGCGGGGTTCTGTCTGGTGCTCGTGTCGTTCCTGACTTCGTATGACCTGGCGTCGAGCCCCACGGCCGCCATGAGGATTCCGTGA
- the hemC gene encoding hydroxymethylbilane synthase — protein MKSVRIATRQSPLALWQARHVGALLAAHHPGLEVSLVEMTTEGDRFLSAPLSAVGGKGLFVKEIEQALIDGRADLAVHSLKDMTSELPEGLILAAVPTREDPRDAFCGLGGLTLDTLPQGARVGTSSLRRSCILRSRRPDLDIVSLRGNVQTRLQKTKELGLAGAVLAYAGLRRLGLEDVITQVLSTEVSLPAVGQGVLAIQCRGEDARVRGLLAPLEDATTRVAVTAERALLAKLEGGCTVPLAGHATVADGMVYLRALVGRPDGARVVRGEVRGPVERAQDLGEALAADLLSRGAADILRDFARRPGSGA, from the coding sequence ATGAAGTCCGTGCGAATCGCCACCCGACAGAGTCCGCTGGCGCTCTGGCAGGCCCGTCACGTGGGGGCGCTCCTGGCCGCGCACCACCCGGGGCTGGAAGTGTCCCTCGTGGAGATGACCACGGAGGGAGACCGCTTCCTGTCCGCCCCGCTGTCCGCGGTGGGCGGCAAGGGGCTGTTCGTGAAGGAGATCGAGCAGGCGCTCATCGATGGCCGCGCGGACCTGGCCGTGCACAGCTTGAAGGACATGACATCCGAGCTGCCCGAGGGGCTGATTCTCGCGGCGGTTCCCACGCGAGAAGACCCTCGCGATGCCTTCTGTGGGCTCGGGGGCCTGACGCTGGACACGCTGCCGCAGGGGGCTCGCGTGGGCACGTCGTCGCTGCGCCGCAGCTGCATCCTCCGCTCGCGCCGCCCGGACCTGGACATCGTGAGCCTGCGCGGCAACGTGCAGACGCGCCTGCAGAAGACGAAGGAGCTGGGGCTGGCCGGCGCGGTGCTCGCGTACGCGGGCCTCCGTCGGTTGGGGCTCGAGGACGTCATCACCCAGGTGCTCTCCACGGAAGTGAGTCTTCCGGCGGTGGGGCAGGGCGTGCTCGCCATCCAATGCCGGGGAGAGGACGCGCGTGTTCGCGGGTTGCTCGCGCCCCTGGAGGACGCGACGACTCGCGTGGCGGTGACGGCGGAGCGGGCGCTGCTCGCGAAGCTGGAGGGGGGCTGCACGGTTCCCCTGGCCGGCCATGCGACGGTGGCCGACGGCATGGTGTACCTGCGCGCGCTCGTGGGCCGTCCAGACGGCGCACGCGTGGTGCGGGGCGAGGTCCGTGGCCCGGTGGAACGGGCCCAGGACCTGGGTGAAGCACTGGCGGCGGACCTGCTGTCGCGTGGCGCGGCGGACATCCTGCGTGATTTCGCTCGCCGCCCGGGCTCCGGGGCCTAG
- a CDS encoding DUF7481 family protein — MRCIYTGLVLAVLWGTGCGGTKDSDDDNNPGPGGEPGGTINLADFYKSGSRIKAQVTTTTDGLRWPDEWHDSKLKKPCTWETAGADGALYCVPGGMEYIPNGGSGYYFDASCTEGIVVTSEPVAATDFFVKRSTGCGVNPRYHTVGAEITTSVYAKSSSGTCSSIPVSTGFKAYRPGPEVAAGTFVRATVKQKQTDKGVTVHFMEGEDGSAQFHHVQDTARNTECAIQKASDNKLRCLPSGATTASGNAAIASVNSTCTEPAFYSTCGTPEFAVTFEQDRCGPGAKVYATGAKVTQIYGTTGTGSCQAHPQTPPNFTYYRAGAEIAAASFVEAKELDIKTFGRLKVRGAGMGDKVQIPMMLHDTQLNTPCAFMKDSAGAKRCFPTSSIFSTGTLFADDACKNPVGLANTTTCTPDRYVLANDVSNPSDTTYRAYNVGQQFNGTVYVSMVFGTGAPRCMQTERIPGSTYYTLGSEIAAASLVLGTTKVE; from the coding sequence CAACAATCCGGGGCCGGGTGGCGAACCAGGAGGGACCATCAACCTCGCCGACTTCTACAAGAGCGGCTCGCGCATCAAGGCCCAGGTGACGACCACGACCGACGGCCTGCGCTGGCCGGATGAGTGGCACGACAGCAAGCTGAAGAAGCCTTGCACCTGGGAGACCGCGGGCGCGGATGGTGCCCTCTACTGCGTGCCGGGTGGCATGGAGTACATCCCGAATGGAGGCTCGGGTTACTACTTCGATGCGAGCTGCACCGAGGGCATCGTGGTCACCTCCGAGCCCGTGGCCGCGACTGACTTCTTCGTGAAGCGCAGCACCGGATGTGGCGTGAACCCGCGCTACCACACCGTGGGCGCCGAAATCACGACGTCCGTCTACGCCAAGAGCAGCTCGGGCACCTGCTCCTCCATTCCCGTGTCGACGGGCTTCAAGGCCTATCGCCCCGGTCCCGAGGTCGCCGCTGGCACCTTCGTTCGCGCCACGGTGAAGCAGAAGCAGACCGACAAGGGCGTCACGGTTCACTTCATGGAGGGTGAGGACGGCTCGGCGCAGTTCCACCACGTCCAGGACACGGCCCGGAACACGGAGTGCGCCATCCAGAAGGCGAGCGACAACAAGCTGCGCTGCCTGCCCTCCGGTGCCACCACCGCGTCGGGCAATGCGGCGATCGCCTCGGTGAACTCGACCTGCACCGAGCCCGCCTTCTATTCCACCTGCGGGACGCCCGAGTTCGCGGTGACCTTCGAGCAGGACCGGTGTGGTCCCGGCGCCAAGGTCTACGCGACCGGTGCGAAGGTCACGCAGATCTACGGCACGACGGGCACGGGCTCGTGCCAGGCGCACCCGCAGACGCCTCCGAACTTCACCTACTACCGCGCGGGCGCGGAGATTGCCGCCGCGAGCTTCGTGGAGGCGAAGGAGCTCGACATCAAGACCTTTGGCCGGCTCAAGGTGCGTGGCGCGGGAATGGGCGACAAGGTCCAGATTCCCATGATGCTGCACGACACGCAGCTGAACACCCCCTGTGCCTTCATGAAGGACTCGGCGGGCGCGAAGCGTTGCTTCCCCACCTCCAGCATCTTCTCCACGGGGACCCTCTTCGCGGATGACGCGTGCAAGAACCCGGTGGGCCTCGCCAACACGACCACGTGCACCCCGGACCGCTACGTGCTCGCGAACGACGTGTCGAATCCGTCGGACACGACCTACCGCGCGTACAACGTGGGCCAGCAGTTCAATGGCACCGTCTACGTCAGCATGGTGTTCGGCACCGGCGCGCCCCGCTGCATGCAGACCGAGCGCATCCCCGGGTCCACGTACTACACCCTGGGCTCCGAGATTGCCGCCGCGTCGTTGGTCCTGGGCACGACCAAGGTGGAGTAA